In one window of Henckelia pumila isolate YLH828 chromosome 1, ASM3356847v2, whole genome shotgun sequence DNA:
- the LOC140878297 gene encoding uncharacterized protein isoform X1, whose product MDFLSMKRRELQVLCKKNKIPANLSNLEMASKLTELFQEKEKEKEKPSSRGRVKGKDDNKSGTEPNVVLHKEAKKVRFSPEHELIEFARSRGTKRRSKKTSALGDNSLSVENVDEAGRKNGKVDCSVRVTQLRDKLSVNDVLNGSKRGRNKVNSDNDRDEEVADSVGIERISEEILDGPGRVTRSRGKKLVESLVREKSRGEDNRIAVGTRRLLRNRGVVDEGKLDGDSSVMVKNNENMREQILEEVVTAEENLVVARHNLSRRSNKKPKIVDYSEVCKHDIDKHENDSSMCLRNTKKTLAVEGLEAEVENNGAKVDVHGKIEADCPVDEPMKMELRRSSRRKLEISLHDEAGKHNFTVVNDKYPSKTSILHSETSGVSENDDKVIQPAGVRTRSRDTNSSQKAVSTNGKSLTDAMAYNSKTAQQLTEPALHEKAKISSKNSLKNKSLEVIDELGEDVVTQQKNQARKRTRGHILRESFVKPTNDTRPLTRSKRNTMGNEKTVSAGVVGNFGDQIKLSNSLKEPNSLEDSAPKGLLAIEESLCGEAQLSMPDAAEVSNDTSTKNLTCNKRLASIRKHHREYNETSAAVGAGMKSINVSESIYMAEDPAPKISDLQTDFSQSEMGISASKLMDAEAVPLSPRVSEQDNETSAAVGAAMRVINVSESIYMAEDPASEISDLQTGFSQSEIEMSASKLMDAEAVPLSPRVSEHDIVGKTMSGDNNSKIVSQVFGQSETFGSEIIAGNGQILEASNIPGNLALETSLLADGLVLADLEVIVEAKVDDKVPSNFLVLDHSQMKDISAEGNLEFKPINETTLQNDCHIEGQNHMEASNNMDMGQKMGEAGGFQPCGEGQINFTDSASALEMKESSSGIPRICYDSYESDPMTEKANFLVTNDTHSESFETGESRNIKDLKLTSDEKMEFGISIPFDGERNARTNSQDSEMCSEYFINFTDSTSVLEMKVPSTGKLRISHESDNMTEGANFLVTNDSHSNSDEAAEFGKKDLKITNDENMEFGVPIPFDGERSARTNSQDSEMCSEYFINFTDSTSALEMKAPSSGKLRITHQSDNMTEGANFLVTNDSRSESDEAGESGSVKDLKMTNDENMEFGVSIPFDGERSARIYSQDSEMCSEYFINFADSTSALEMNEPSSGKLRISHESDNMTEGTNFLVTNDTHSESDEAGESRNIKDLKLTSDETMELGVSIPFDGERSARTNSQDSEMCSEYFIKDSDEDGVPHVPPVEVPASMPANLIGNERGRSPEVCQVGEVYGTSDRNRAHLELAKTNEERCLKDHVNMADEGGLSASAQCDCQRGARIMPQDRVSYVECSIEENVGQGTFHDSQDASSTATPSKHTDSKFIRRISSLQEANWSRSATSKSEGSHATVFAKCQILEEEAVVSNFIEEEEANRSGNEVNGDQNSLTDQINKGEYKTFNQAFENFNEGKYDPEQLKSPLAEPITTPNFSVCQEALSSVHETAGHTMPVYKNDSKGEVSNQLVDENADGAECRNEKNDIADAQTLDVPMSTGGATNQVNFENQEIDLNNLLGSPVDKVTPSGPKEALTHGTDITNMTMSFTKSTTYLGWGNFSEMSQEMEELREWEDDLPTDKSLTCPTTSKWEYDTGSYVGKERADFSFVESFGTTKDNEVTETNYDEKVEVAGNELENYLGLGNLILANGKDVTNPEINDVEVENICTDAVVSKTEEPWTENIGESNSLTKENLIDIENEEVNEDVGCEVAKTYSSTILFEAKHDGNEEQTENTSECMKESNYISEKNEADIRDERVNEVEMENNFSSTVLSEATLDYKKKHWIDNTGECMKKSDSVTEEIEEDIRNEEVTEIESSKVENIFSNAVFSEVKYDAYEEQCTENTGGRIRESNSATEKHREENTLSLGQSLFDVEATENDRKSSEENIISPNLKNLHAGEGSAEVLLDFNMLDNHSNGDTDYVKYEGEIIRSSGDVPGITDKDIKQDSSPPCILLKASHENDKVIEKEDLEMASSKNQFDGYTLDINTLSTNDEIQKTCEENALHHYSVHNMVTTAEHVSTFWCDKSDMPQSSATHLFIEKSECGNSGKTNTQTSNFNTKDNHEVDDGEVPQQFFTSEFHAEEDLKTDIRAVSDSSVYECSNEILEESHLANTIKECLESEYSVAVLSDSGANLHNDLDEPQRFTDVSVSYFGDNIDKPLIGKESEEPEESTLCLKPGEDTVMTETLGGRIELNIKDDCSAAKKNARTILIHGTPNKLFRADNMKENAPNTKRSQIGDHTTVRPTKRRALQDVRWK is encoded by the exons ATGGATTTTTTAAGTATGAAGCGCAGAGAACTGCAGGTTCTCTGCAAGAAGAATAAGATTCCAGCCAATTTATCAAATCTGGAGATGGCAAGCAAGCTCACTGAACTTTTCCAG gaaaaggaaaaggaaaaggaaaagccTTCTTCACGAGGGAGGGTAAAGGGGAAAGATGACAATAAGAGTGGAACTGAACCTAACGTGGTCTTGCATAAGGAGGCTAAGAAAGTTAGGTTTAGTCCGGAACATGAATTGATAGAGTTCGCTAGATCTAGAGGAACAAAGAGAAGAAGCAAAAAGACTTCTGCTTTAGGTGATAACAGTTTATCTGTAGAAAATGTGGATGAAGCTGGTCGGAAGAATGGGAAGGTAGACTGCTCTGTCCGGGTAACTCAGCTAAGGGATAAATTATCTgtaaatgatgttttaaatggaAGCAAGAGAGGTAGAAACAAGGTTAACAGCGACAATGATAGAGATGAAGAAGTTGCTGACAGCGTGGGCATTGAGAGGATATCCGAGGAAATTTTAGATGGTCCTGGGAGGGTGACAAGGTCTAGAGGGAAGAAATTGGTGGAAAGTTTGGTGAGGGAGAAGAGTAGAGGCGAAGATAACAGAATTGCAGTGGGAACAAGAAGGTTGCTTAGGAACAGAGGGGTTGTCGATGAAGGGAAATTGGATGGAGATTCAAGTGTGATGGTGAAGAATAATGAGAACATGCGGGAACAGATTTTAGAGGAAGTGGTAACAGCAGAAGAAAATCTGGTTGTTGCACGTCATAATCTATCGAGGCGATCTAATAAGAAGCCTAAGATTGTTGATTATTCTGAAGTTTGTAAGCATGATATAGATAAACATGAGAATGATTCTAGTATGTGTTTGAGAAACACAAAGAAGACATTGGCAGTTGAAGGTTTGGAAGCTGAAGTGGAAAATAATGGAGCTAAAGTTGATGTCCATGGAAAAATTGAAGCAGATTGTCCAGTTGATGAACCTATGAAAATGGAATTGAGAAGAAGTAGCAGGAGAAAGTTGGAGATATCATTGCATGATGAGGCGGGAAAGCATAATTTTACAGTTGTAAATGATAAGTATCCATCTAAGACTTCAATATTGCACTCGGAAACTAGTGGAGTTTCTGAGAATGATGATAAGGTTATCCAGCCTGCTGGGGTAAGGACAAGGTCAAGAGACACAAATTCGAGTCAGAAAGCAGTTTCTACCAATGGAAAATCGCTTACTGATGCAATGGCATATAATTCAAAGACAGCACAGCAATTAACAGAACCAGCATTGCATGAGAAAGCGAAAATATCAAGTAAGAATTCTTTAAAGAATAAATCTCTAGAAGTAATTGATGAATTGGGTGAGGATGTTGTAACACAACAAAAGAATCAAGCAAGAAAGCGAACAAGGGGCCATATTTTAAGGGAAAGTTTTGTAAAGCCCACCAACGATACACGACCTCTAACACGGTCAAAAAGGAATACTATGGGAAATGAGAAAACTGTGTCTGCAGGTGTAGTAGGCAACTTTGGTGATCAAATTAAGCTATCAAATAGCTTGAAGGAACCAAATTCATTGGAAGATTCAGCACCCAAGGGTTTGCTCGCAATTGAAGAATCATTATGTGGGGAAGCTCAACTGTCCATGCCAGATGCTGCAGAAGTCTCCAATGATACAAGTACAAAAAATTTGACTTGTAACAAGAGGCTCGCATCTATCAGAAAGCATCACAGAGAGTACAACGAAACCTCTGCTGCAGTTGGTGCTGGTATGAAATCAATCAATGTTAGTGAATCCATCTACATGGCAGAAGATCCAGCACCTAAaatttcagatttgcaaacagATTTTTCACAAAGTGAAATGGGTATTTCTGCCAGCAAGTTGATGGACGCAGAAGCAGTTCCCTTATCACCAAGAGTTTCCGAACAAGACAACGAAACCTCTGCTGCAGTTGGTGCTGCTATGAGAGTGATCAATGTTAGTGAATCCATCTACATGGCAGAAGATCCAGCATCCGAGATTTCAGATTTGCAGACAGGTTTTTCACAAAGTGAAATTGAAATGTCTGCCAGCAAGTTGATGGATGCAGAAGCGGTTCCCTTATCACCGAGAGTTTCCGAACACGACATTGTTGGAAAAACCATGTCAGGTGATAATAACAGCAAGATTGTGTCTCAGGTTTTTGGCCAATCAGAGACTTTTGGCAGTGAGATAATCGCAGGTAATGGGCAAATCCTAGAAGCATCTAATATTCCTGGAAATTTGGCTCTGGAAACCAGCTTGTTAGCTGATGGCCTAGTACTTG CTGATCTGGAAGTGATTGTGGAGGCTAAAGTGGACGATAAAGTACCATCGAATTTCCTTGTTCTTGATCACAGTCAAATGAAAGATATTTCTGCTGAAGGGAATTTGGAATTTAAACCCATCAACGAGACAACTTTGCAGAATGATTGCCATATCGAAGGTCAGAATCACATGGAAGCATCCAATAACATGGATATGGGTCAAAAAATGGGAGAAGCTGGTGGTTTTCAGCCTTGTGGTG AAGGACAGATTAATTTTACAGACTCAGCGAGTGCATTGGAAATGAAGGAGTCTTCGTCAGGCATTCCAAGAATCTGTTATGACAGTTATGAGTCTGATCCTATGACTGAAAAAGCCAACTTTCTTGTTACTAATGACACACattctgaatcatttgaaactGGTGAATCTAGGAACATAAAGGATCTGAAGCTCACAAGTGACGAAAAAATGGAATTTGGAATATCTATTCCATTTGATGGTGAAAGAAATGCCAGAACCAATTCACAGGATAGTGAAATGTGTTCTGAATATTTCATTAATTTTACGGACTCAACGAGTGTGTTGGAAATGAAGGTGCCTTCAACAGGCAAGCTAAGAATCAGTCACGAGTCTGATAATATGACTGAAGGAGCCAACTTTCTCGTTACTAATGATTCACATTCTAATTCAGATGAAGCTGCTGAATTTGGGAAAAAGGATCTCAAGATCACAAATGATGAAAATATGGAATTTGGAGTACCTATTCCATTTGATGGTGAAAGAAGTGCCCGGACCAATTCGCAGGATAGTGAAATGTGTTCAGAATATTTCATTAATTTTACAGACTCAACGAGTGCATTGGAAATGAAGGCGCCTTCATCAGGCAAGCTAAGAATCACTCACCAGTCTGATAACATGACTGAAGGAGCCAACTTTCTTGTTACTAATGATTCACGTTCGGAATCAGATGAAGCTGGTGAATCTGGGAGCGTAAAGGATCTCAAGATGACAAATGATGAAAATATGGAATTTGGAGTATCTATTCCATTTGATGGTGAAAGAAGTGCCAGGATCTATTCACAGGATAGTGAAATGTGTTCTGAATATTTCATTAATTTTGCAGACTCCACGAGTGCACTGGAAATGAACGAGCCCTCGTCAGGCAAGCTAAGAATCAGTCATGAGTCTGATAATATGACCGAAGGAACCAACTTTCTTGTTACTAATGATACACATTCTGAATCAGATGAAGCTGGTGAATCAAGGAACATAAAGGATCTCAAGCTCACAAGTGATGAAACTATGGAACTTGGAGTATCTATTCCATTTGATGGTGAAAGAAGTGCTAGGACCAATTCACAGGATAGTGAAATGTGTTCTGAATATTTCATTAAGGATTCTGATGAGGATGGAGTACCTCATGTTCCCCCAGTTGAGGTCCCTGCCAGCATGCCAGCAAACCTTATTGGAAATGAGCGAGGTAGAAGTCCTGAGGTTTGTCAAGTAGGTGAGGTATACGGAACCAGTGATCGTAATCGTGCACATTTGGAGTTAGCTAAAACTAATGAGGAAAGATGCTTAAAGGATCACGTGAATATGGCAGATGAAGGCGGATTAAGTGCATCTGCACAGTGTGATTGTCAAAGAGGTGCTCGTATCATGCCACAAGATCGAGTAAGTTATGTTGAATGTTCTATCGAGGAAAATGTTGGGCAAGGAACATTTCACGACTCCCAAGATGCATCATCTACAGCCACGCCATCAAAACATACAGATAGTAAATTTATTAGAAGAATTTCAAGTCTACAGGAAGCAAATTGGTCAAGATCAGCAACGTCTAAATCTGAAG GTTCACATGCCACAGTTTTTGCTAAGTGTCAAATTCTTGAAGAAGAAGCTGTTGTTTCTAACTTTATTGAAGAGGAAGAAGCTAATAGATCTGGAAATGAAGTAAATGGAGATCAAAACTCCTTGACTGATCAAATTAACAAGGGAGAATATAAAACATTCAATCAAGCCTTTGAAAACTTCAATGAAGGCAAATACGATCCTG AGCAACTAAAAAGTCCTCTGGCAGAACCTATCACAACCCCAAACTTCAGTGTATGCCAGGAAGCTTTGAGCAGTGTACATGAAACAGCTGGACATACAATGCCTGTATACAAGAATGATAGCAAGGGTGAAGTTTCAAATCAGCTAGTTGACGAGAATG CTGATGGTGCTGAGTgcagaaatgaaaaaaatgataTTGCTGATGCACAAACTTTAGATGTACCAATGTCTACAGGAGGAGCTACCAACCAAGTGAATTTTGAAAACCAGG AAATTGATCTCAACAATCTCTTGGGATCACCAGTGGATAAGGTTACTCCAAGCGGACCAAAGGAAGCTTTGACTCATGGAACTGACATAACAAATATGACAATGTCTTTTACTAAATCCACTACCTACTTGGGATGGGGAAACTTCAGTGAAATGAGCCAAGAGATGGAGGAGTTAAGAGAATGGGAAGATGATCTACCCACAGATAAAAGTTTGACTTGTCCAACTACCAGTAAATGGGAATATGATACTGGCTCGTATGTAGGCAAAG AAAGAGCTGATTTTTCGTTTGTGGAAAGCTTTGGCACAACGAAGGACAATGAGGTGACTGAAACCAACTACGATGAAAAAGTGGAAGTTGCTGGAAATGAACTTGAGAACTACTTGGGACTTGGAAATTTAATCTTAGCAAATGGAAAAGATGTCACGAATCCGGAGATAAATGATGTTGAAGTGGAAAATATCTGCACTGATGCTGTTGTTTCCAAGACTGAAGAGCCGTGGACTGAGAATATAGGTGAATCTAACTCTCTAACAAAAGAAAACCTTATAGATATCGAGAATGAAGAGGTAAACGAGGATGTGGGCTGTGAGGTTGCAAAAACATACTCCAGTACGATCCTTTTTGAGGCTAAACATGATGGCAATGAAGAGCAGACTGAAAATACGAGTGAGTGCATGAAAGAATCTAACTATATATCTGAAAAAAATGAAGCAGATATCAGGGATGAAAGAGTAAATGAGGTTGAGATGGAAAATAATTTCTCCAGTACAGTTCTTTCTGAAGCTACATTGGATTACAAAAAAAAGCACTGGATTGATAACACAGGTGAGTGCATGAAAAAATCTGATTCTGTAACTGAAGAAATCGAGGAAGATATCAGGAATGAAGAGGTAACTGAGATTGAGAGTTCTAAAGTGGAAAACATCTTCTCCAATGCAGTTTTTTCTGAGGTTAAATATGATGCTTATGAAGAGCAGTGTACAGAAAACACGGGTGGGCGCATAAGAGAATCTAATTCTGCAACTGAAAAACACAGGGAAGAAAATACGTTATCTTTGGGACAATCCCTTTTTGATGTGGAAGCAACAGAAAATGACAGAAAATCAAGTGAGGAAAATATTATTAGCCCGAACTTGAAGAATTTACATGCAGGCGAAGGAAGTGCTGAAGTGTTATTGGATTTCAATATGTTAGACAACCACAGTAATGGGGATACAGATTATGTCAAATATGAAGGGGAAATAATACGAAGCAGTGGAGATGTACCTGGCATAACTGACAAGGATATTAAACAAG ATTCTTCTCCTCCCTGTATTTTGTTGAAGGCCTCCCATGAAAATGACAAAGTTATAGAAAAAGAAGATCTTGAAATGGCCTCATCGAAAAACCAGTTTGATGGTTACACTCTCGATATTAATACACTTTCAACCAATGATGAGATTCAGAAGACATGCGAGGAGAATGCCTTGCACCACTATAGTGTACATAACATGGTTACCACTGCAG AACATGTATCCACTTTCTGGTGTGACAAATCTGATATGCCTCAGAGCTCAGCAACACATCTGTTTATTGAAAAGAGTGAATGCGGTAATAGTGGAAAAACCAACACGCAAACCTCAAATTTCAATACGAAAGACAATCATGAGGTTGATGATGGAGAGGTTCCACAGCAATTTTTCACGTCTGAATTTCATGCGGAAGAAGACCTCAAAACTGATATCCGAGCCGTCTCAGATTCATCTGTCTATGAGTGTAGTAATGAGATATTGGAAGAAAGTCATCTGGCCAATACCATAAAAGAGTGCCTTGAATCTGAATATTCTGTAGCAGTTCTCAGTGACTCTGGTGCCAACCTTCATAATGATTTAGATGAGCCTCAAAGGTTTACTGATGTTAGTGTTTCTTACTTTGGTGATAACATTGATAAACCATTGATCGGTaaagaaagtgaagaaccagAGGAATCAACACTATGTCTGAAACCTGGCGAAG ACACGGTTATGACTGAAACTTTGGGAGGACGGATAGAGCTCAATATCAAAGATGACTGCTCTGCTGCAAAGAAGAATGCTAGGACCATTTTGATACATGGAACGCCTAATAAGCTTTTCCGGGCAGACAACATGAAGGAGAATGCACCTAATACTAAAAGATCACAGATTGGTGATCATACAACAGTTCGACCAACGAAAAGACGGGCCTTGCAGGATGTTAGATGGAAATAG